From Sardina pilchardus chromosome 9, fSarPil1.1, whole genome shotgun sequence, a single genomic window includes:
- the ipo9 gene encoding importin-9 isoform X1, whose amino-acid sequence MAGMSASGPGPAAAAAGPVQQGLKEALIETLTAILSPVQDVRAAAEEQVKVLEVTEEFGVHLAELTVDPQGALAIRQLASVILKQYVETHWCSQSEKFRPPETTDRAKAAIRELLPGGLREAISKVRSSVAYAVSAIAHWDWPEAWPQLFTLLMDMLMSGDINAVHGAMRVLTEFTREVTDTQMPLVAPVILPEMYKIFTMAEVYGIRTRSRAVEIFTTCANLICAIEEVEKGAARALIFPVVQQFTEAFVQALQMPDGPSSDSGLKMEVLKAVTALVKNFPKPMVSSMQQILPIVWNTLTESASFYVRTEVNYTEEVDDPVDSDGEVLGFENLVFSIFEFVHTLLENCKFKSTVKKALPELIYYVILYMQITEDQIKVWTANPQQFVEDEDDDTFSYSVRISAQDLLLAVAAEFQNESAAALAAAATRHLQEAEQARSSGNEHWWKVHEACMLALGSVKTIITENVKNGRVQFDMHGFLASVILADLNLPAASPFLLGRALWAASRFTAAMSPELIQQFLQATVSGLHESQPASVRISAVRAIWGYCDQLKLSESTHVLQPYLPNVLEGLVQLAAQFSSEVLTLVMETLCIVCTVDPAFTTSAESKICPLTIAIFLKYSNDPVVASLALDIFKELCQVEACQEPMQMRLIPTLVSIMQAPADKIPAGLCATAIDILTTVVRNTAPPLSQLLVCQAFPVVAQCTLRTDDNTTMQNGGECLRAYVSVSLEQVAGWRDEQGHSGLWYVMQVVNQLLDPRTSEFTAAFVGRLVSTLISRAGTQLGEQLDQILRAILSKMQQAETLSVMQSLIMVFAHLVHSQLEPLLEFLCSLPGPTGKPALEFVMAEWMSRQHLFYGQYEGKVSTVALCKLLQHGLNTNDKRLQDIVVKGDEIFAPEEGIRTRSKSAKNPERWTNIPLLVKVFKLIVNELSSVLEANATRTSAADWSQESGGMWEDQEEEEEEEEDDEGLHGQLLSDLISSNKYDDDYYDDDDEDDPDALKDPIYQIDLQAYLTDFLTQFSQQPCYSMFSGHLNEAERRVLQGIGL is encoded by the exons GCCCCGTTCAACAGGGACTGAAGGAGGCACTCATAGAGACGCTCACCGCGATCCTGTCGCCGGTGCAAGATGTCCGAGCAGCGGCGGAGGAGCAGGTCAAAGTGCTGGAAGTGACGGAGG agtTCGGTGTGCACCTGGCTGAGCTGACGGTCGACCCCCAGGGAGCGCTCGCTATCCGCCAG CTGGCGTCGGTCATCTTGAAGCAGTATGTGGAGACCCACTGGTGCTCCCAGTCTGAGAAGTTCAGACCCCCTGAAACCACTGATCGG GCGAAGGCGGCGATCCGGGAGCTGTTGCCGGGGGGGCTGCGGGAGGCGATCAGTAAGGTGCGCTCGAGCGTCGCGTACGCCGTCTCGGCTATCGCCCACTGGGATTGGCCGGAGGCGTGGCCTCAGCTCTTCACCCTGCTGATGGACATGCTGATGAGCGGAGATATCAACGCAGTACACGGAGCCATGAGAGtgctcacag AGTTCACCCGTGAggttacagacacacagatgccccTAGTTGCCCCAGTGATTCTACCTGAGATGTACAAGATCTTCACaatggcagag GTGTACGGTATCCGCACTCGCTCCCGAGCCGTGGAGATCTTCACCACCTGTGCCAACCTCATCTGTGCCATCGAGGAGGTAGAGAAG GGGGCGGCGAGGGCGCTGATCTTCCCGGTGGTGCAGCAGTTCACTGAGGCGTTCGTGCAGGCGCTTCAGATGCCCGACGGACCCTCTTCTGACAGCGGCCTCAAGATGGAGGTGCTCAAG GCGGTCACTGCGCTGGTGAAGAACTTCCCCAAGCCCATGGTGTCGTCCATGCAGCAGATCCTGCCCATCGTGTGGAACACACTCACCGAGAGCGCCTCCTT CTACGTGAGGACAGAGGTCAACTACACGGAGGAGGTGGACGACCCTGTGGACTCAGatg gtGAGGTGCTGGGTTTTGAGAACCTGGTGTTCAGCATCTTTGAGTTTGTGCACACGCTTTTGGAGAACTGCAAGTTCAAGAGCACCGTGAAGAAGGCCCTGCCCGAACTCATCTACTATGTCATACTCTACATGCAGATCACAGaggaccag attaaGGTGTGGACGGCCAACCCTCAGCAGTTTGTGGAGGACGAGGATGACGACACATTCTCCTACTCAGTCAGAATATCAGCACAAGACCTGCTgctg gcaGTAGCAGCGGAGTTCCAGAATGAGAGCGCGGCTGCTCTTGCTGCTGCAGCAACCAGACACCTACAGGAGGCAGAACAGGCCAGAAGCAGCGGAAATGagcactg gtggAAGGTCCATGAGGCGTGTATGTTGGCGCTGGGCTCGGTGAAGACCATCATCACAGAGAATGTGAAGAACGGACGCGTGCAGTTCGACATGCACGGATTCCTCGCCAGCGTCATTCTGGCCGACCTCAacctgccag ccgcgTCTCCGTTCCTGCTGGGCCGTGCCCTGTGGGCTGCGTCGCGCTTCACGGCGGCGATGTCTCCGGAGCTCATCCAGCAGTTCCTGCAGGCCACCGTGTCCGGCCTCCACGAGAGCCAGCCGGCCTCCGTCCGCATCTCCGCCGTGCGCGCCATCTGGGG GTACTGTGACCAGCTGAAGCTGTCGGAGAGCACACATGTGCTGCAGCCGTACCTGCCCAACGTGCTGGAGGGACTCGTGCAGCTGGCCGCCCAGTTCAGCTCCGAGGTGCTCACCCTCGTCATGGAAACGCTCTGCATCGTCTGCACCGTCGACCCCGCCTTCACCACCAGCGCCGAGAGCAAGATCTGCCCGCTGACCATCGCCATCTTCCTCAAGTACAGCAacg ACCCTGTGGTGGCGTCGCTGGCGCTGGACATCTTTAAGGAGCTGTGCCAGGTGGAGGCGTGCCAGGAGCCCATGCAGATGCGGCTGATCCCCACACTGGTCAGCATCATGCAGGCGCCCGCGGACAAGATCCCCGCCGGACTCTGCGCG ACGGCGATTGATATCCTGACGACGGTGGTGCGGAACACAGCGCCCCCTCTGTCCCAGCTGCTGGTGTGCCAGGCCTTCCCCGTGGTGGCGCAGTGCACCCTCCGCACCGACGACAACACTACCATGCAG aacggCGGGGAGTGCCTGCGGGCGTACGTGTCGGTGTCGCTGGAGCAGGTGGCGGGGTGGCGTGACGAGCAGGGGCACAGCGGCCTCTGGTACGTCATGCAGGTGGTCAACCAGCTGCTGGACCCGCGCACGTCCGAGTTCACGGCCGCCTTCGTGGGCCGCCTGGTGTCCACGCTGATCTCCCGCGCCGGCACCCAGCTGGGCGAGCAGCTGGACCAGATCCTCAGGGCCATCCTCAGCAAGATGCAGCAGGCCGAGACGCTCAGCGTCATGCAG TCCTTGATCATGGTGTTTGCGCACCTGGTCCACTCCCAGCTGGAGCCTCTGCTGGAGTTCCTGTGCAGTCTGCCCGGCCCCACTGGGAAACCCGCCCTGGAGTTCGTCATGGCCGAGTGGATGAGCCGGCAGCACCTCTTCTACGGCCAGTACGAGGGCAAAGTCag TACGGTGGCGCTGTGTAAGCTTCTACAGCACGGCCTCAACACCAACGACAAGCGATTGCAGGACATCGTCGTCAAGGGAGACGAGATCTTCGCCCCGGAGGAGGGCATTCGCACCCGATCCAAGTCAGCAAAAA ACCCCGAGCGCTGGACCAACATTCCGCTGCTGGTGAAGGTCTTTAAGCTGATCGTCAACGAGCTCTCATCCGTGCTGGAGGCCAACGCAACACGCACCTCTGCTGCCGACTGGAGTCAAG agtcagGAGGGATGTGGGAGgatcaggaggaggaagaggaggaggaggaagatgacgaAGGCCTGCATGGACAGCTGCTCTCAGATCTCATCTCCTCCAATAAatatg ATGACGATTACTATGACgacgatgatgaggatgatCCGGACGCCTTAAAAGACCCCATTTATCAGATCGACCTTCAG gcgtACCTGACGGACTTCCTGACCCAGTTCTCCCAGCAGCCGTGCTACAGCATGTTCTCCGGACACCTGAACGAGGCCGAGAGGAGAGTCCTGCAAGGCATCGGCctgtga
- the ipo9 gene encoding importin-9 isoform X4, whose translation MRVLTEFTREVTDTQMPLVAPVILPEMYKIFTMAEVYGIRTRSRAVEIFTTCANLICAIEEVEKGAARALIFPVVQQFTEAFVQALQMPDGPSSDSGLKMEVLKAVTALVKNFPKPMVSSMQQILPIVWNTLTESASFYVRTEVNYTEEVDDPVDSDGEVLGFENLVFSIFEFVHTLLENCKFKSTVKKALPELIYYVILYMQITEDQIKVWTANPQQFVEDEDDDTFSYSVRISAQDLLLAVAAEFQNESAAALAAAATRHLQEAEQARSSGNEHWWKVHEACMLALGSVKTIITENVKNGRVQFDMHGFLASVILADLNLPAASPFLLGRALWAASRFTAAMSPELIQQFLQATVSGLHESQPASVRISAVRAIWGYCDQLKLSESTHVLQPYLPNVLEGLVQLAAQFSSEVLTLVMETLCIVCTVDPAFTTSAESKICPLTIAIFLKYSNDPVVASLALDIFKELCQVEACQEPMQMRLIPTLVSIMQAPADKIPAGLCATAIDILTTVVRNTAPPLSQLLVCQAFPVVAQCTLRTDDNTTMQNGGECLRAYVSVSLEQVAGWRDEQGHSGLWYVMQVVNQLLDPRTSEFTAAFVGRLVSTLISRAGTQLGEQLDQILRAILSKMQQAETLSVMQSLIMVFAHLVHSQLEPLLEFLCSLPGPTGKPALEFVMAEWMSRQHLFYGQYEGKVSTVALCKLLQHGLNTNDKRLQDIVVKGDEIFAPEEGIRTRSKSAKNPERWTNIPLLVKVFKLIVNELSSVLEANATRTSAADWSQESGGMWEDQEEEEEEEEDDEGLHGQLLSDLISSNKYDDDYYDDDDEDDPDALKDPIYQIDLQAYLTDFLTQFSQQPCYSMFSGHLNEAERRVLQGIGL comes from the exons ATGAGAGtgctcacag AGTTCACCCGTGAggttacagacacacagatgccccTAGTTGCCCCAGTGATTCTACCTGAGATGTACAAGATCTTCACaatggcagag GTGTACGGTATCCGCACTCGCTCCCGAGCCGTGGAGATCTTCACCACCTGTGCCAACCTCATCTGTGCCATCGAGGAGGTAGAGAAG GGGGCGGCGAGGGCGCTGATCTTCCCGGTGGTGCAGCAGTTCACTGAGGCGTTCGTGCAGGCGCTTCAGATGCCCGACGGACCCTCTTCTGACAGCGGCCTCAAGATGGAGGTGCTCAAG GCGGTCACTGCGCTGGTGAAGAACTTCCCCAAGCCCATGGTGTCGTCCATGCAGCAGATCCTGCCCATCGTGTGGAACACACTCACCGAGAGCGCCTCCTT CTACGTGAGGACAGAGGTCAACTACACGGAGGAGGTGGACGACCCTGTGGACTCAGatg gtGAGGTGCTGGGTTTTGAGAACCTGGTGTTCAGCATCTTTGAGTTTGTGCACACGCTTTTGGAGAACTGCAAGTTCAAGAGCACCGTGAAGAAGGCCCTGCCCGAACTCATCTACTATGTCATACTCTACATGCAGATCACAGaggaccag attaaGGTGTGGACGGCCAACCCTCAGCAGTTTGTGGAGGACGAGGATGACGACACATTCTCCTACTCAGTCAGAATATCAGCACAAGACCTGCTgctg gcaGTAGCAGCGGAGTTCCAGAATGAGAGCGCGGCTGCTCTTGCTGCTGCAGCAACCAGACACCTACAGGAGGCAGAACAGGCCAGAAGCAGCGGAAATGagcactg gtggAAGGTCCATGAGGCGTGTATGTTGGCGCTGGGCTCGGTGAAGACCATCATCACAGAGAATGTGAAGAACGGACGCGTGCAGTTCGACATGCACGGATTCCTCGCCAGCGTCATTCTGGCCGACCTCAacctgccag ccgcgTCTCCGTTCCTGCTGGGCCGTGCCCTGTGGGCTGCGTCGCGCTTCACGGCGGCGATGTCTCCGGAGCTCATCCAGCAGTTCCTGCAGGCCACCGTGTCCGGCCTCCACGAGAGCCAGCCGGCCTCCGTCCGCATCTCCGCCGTGCGCGCCATCTGGGG GTACTGTGACCAGCTGAAGCTGTCGGAGAGCACACATGTGCTGCAGCCGTACCTGCCCAACGTGCTGGAGGGACTCGTGCAGCTGGCCGCCCAGTTCAGCTCCGAGGTGCTCACCCTCGTCATGGAAACGCTCTGCATCGTCTGCACCGTCGACCCCGCCTTCACCACCAGCGCCGAGAGCAAGATCTGCCCGCTGACCATCGCCATCTTCCTCAAGTACAGCAacg ACCCTGTGGTGGCGTCGCTGGCGCTGGACATCTTTAAGGAGCTGTGCCAGGTGGAGGCGTGCCAGGAGCCCATGCAGATGCGGCTGATCCCCACACTGGTCAGCATCATGCAGGCGCCCGCGGACAAGATCCCCGCCGGACTCTGCGCG ACGGCGATTGATATCCTGACGACGGTGGTGCGGAACACAGCGCCCCCTCTGTCCCAGCTGCTGGTGTGCCAGGCCTTCCCCGTGGTGGCGCAGTGCACCCTCCGCACCGACGACAACACTACCATGCAG aacggCGGGGAGTGCCTGCGGGCGTACGTGTCGGTGTCGCTGGAGCAGGTGGCGGGGTGGCGTGACGAGCAGGGGCACAGCGGCCTCTGGTACGTCATGCAGGTGGTCAACCAGCTGCTGGACCCGCGCACGTCCGAGTTCACGGCCGCCTTCGTGGGCCGCCTGGTGTCCACGCTGATCTCCCGCGCCGGCACCCAGCTGGGCGAGCAGCTGGACCAGATCCTCAGGGCCATCCTCAGCAAGATGCAGCAGGCCGAGACGCTCAGCGTCATGCAG TCCTTGATCATGGTGTTTGCGCACCTGGTCCACTCCCAGCTGGAGCCTCTGCTGGAGTTCCTGTGCAGTCTGCCCGGCCCCACTGGGAAACCCGCCCTGGAGTTCGTCATGGCCGAGTGGATGAGCCGGCAGCACCTCTTCTACGGCCAGTACGAGGGCAAAGTCag TACGGTGGCGCTGTGTAAGCTTCTACAGCACGGCCTCAACACCAACGACAAGCGATTGCAGGACATCGTCGTCAAGGGAGACGAGATCTTCGCCCCGGAGGAGGGCATTCGCACCCGATCCAAGTCAGCAAAAA ACCCCGAGCGCTGGACCAACATTCCGCTGCTGGTGAAGGTCTTTAAGCTGATCGTCAACGAGCTCTCATCCGTGCTGGAGGCCAACGCAACACGCACCTCTGCTGCCGACTGGAGTCAAG agtcagGAGGGATGTGGGAGgatcaggaggaggaagaggaggaggaggaagatgacgaAGGCCTGCATGGACAGCTGCTCTCAGATCTCATCTCCTCCAATAAatatg ATGACGATTACTATGACgacgatgatgaggatgatCCGGACGCCTTAAAAGACCCCATTTATCAGATCGACCTTCAG gcgtACCTGACGGACTTCCTGACCCAGTTCTCCCAGCAGCCGTGCTACAGCATGTTCTCCGGACACCTGAACGAGGCCGAGAGGAGAGTCCTGCAAGGCATCGGCctgtga
- the ipo9 gene encoding importin-9 isoform X2, producing MAGMSASGPGPAAAAAGPVQQGLKEALIETLTAILSPVQDVRAAAEEQVKVLEVTEEFGVHLAELTVDPQGALAIRQLASVILKQYVETHWCSQSEKFRPPETTDRAKAAIRELLPGGLREAISKVRSSVAYAVSAIAHWDWPEAWPQLFTLLMDMLMSGDINAVHGAMRVLTEFTREVTDTQMPLVAPVILPEMYKIFTMAEVYGIRTRSRAVEIFTTCANLICAIEEGAARALIFPVVQQFTEAFVQALQMPDGPSSDSGLKMEVLKAVTALVKNFPKPMVSSMQQILPIVWNTLTESASFYVRTEVNYTEEVDDPVDSDGEVLGFENLVFSIFEFVHTLLENCKFKSTVKKALPELIYYVILYMQITEDQIKVWTANPQQFVEDEDDDTFSYSVRISAQDLLLAVAAEFQNESAAALAAAATRHLQEAEQARSSGNEHWWKVHEACMLALGSVKTIITENVKNGRVQFDMHGFLASVILADLNLPAASPFLLGRALWAASRFTAAMSPELIQQFLQATVSGLHESQPASVRISAVRAIWGYCDQLKLSESTHVLQPYLPNVLEGLVQLAAQFSSEVLTLVMETLCIVCTVDPAFTTSAESKICPLTIAIFLKYSNDPVVASLALDIFKELCQVEACQEPMQMRLIPTLVSIMQAPADKIPAGLCATAIDILTTVVRNTAPPLSQLLVCQAFPVVAQCTLRTDDNTTMQNGGECLRAYVSVSLEQVAGWRDEQGHSGLWYVMQVVNQLLDPRTSEFTAAFVGRLVSTLISRAGTQLGEQLDQILRAILSKMQQAETLSVMQSLIMVFAHLVHSQLEPLLEFLCSLPGPTGKPALEFVMAEWMSRQHLFYGQYEGKVSTVALCKLLQHGLNTNDKRLQDIVVKGDEIFAPEEGIRTRSKSAKNPERWTNIPLLVKVFKLIVNELSSVLEANATRTSAADWSQESGGMWEDQEEEEEEEEDDEGLHGQLLSDLISSNKYDDDYYDDDDEDDPDALKDPIYQIDLQAYLTDFLTQFSQQPCYSMFSGHLNEAERRVLQGIGL from the exons GCCCCGTTCAACAGGGACTGAAGGAGGCACTCATAGAGACGCTCACCGCGATCCTGTCGCCGGTGCAAGATGTCCGAGCAGCGGCGGAGGAGCAGGTCAAAGTGCTGGAAGTGACGGAGG agtTCGGTGTGCACCTGGCTGAGCTGACGGTCGACCCCCAGGGAGCGCTCGCTATCCGCCAG CTGGCGTCGGTCATCTTGAAGCAGTATGTGGAGACCCACTGGTGCTCCCAGTCTGAGAAGTTCAGACCCCCTGAAACCACTGATCGG GCGAAGGCGGCGATCCGGGAGCTGTTGCCGGGGGGGCTGCGGGAGGCGATCAGTAAGGTGCGCTCGAGCGTCGCGTACGCCGTCTCGGCTATCGCCCACTGGGATTGGCCGGAGGCGTGGCCTCAGCTCTTCACCCTGCTGATGGACATGCTGATGAGCGGAGATATCAACGCAGTACACGGAGCCATGAGAGtgctcacag AGTTCACCCGTGAggttacagacacacagatgccccTAGTTGCCCCAGTGATTCTACCTGAGATGTACAAGATCTTCACaatggcagag GTGTACGGTATCCGCACTCGCTCCCGAGCCGTGGAGATCTTCACCACCTGTGCCAACCTCATCTGTGCCATCGAGGAG GGGGCGGCGAGGGCGCTGATCTTCCCGGTGGTGCAGCAGTTCACTGAGGCGTTCGTGCAGGCGCTTCAGATGCCCGACGGACCCTCTTCTGACAGCGGCCTCAAGATGGAGGTGCTCAAG GCGGTCACTGCGCTGGTGAAGAACTTCCCCAAGCCCATGGTGTCGTCCATGCAGCAGATCCTGCCCATCGTGTGGAACACACTCACCGAGAGCGCCTCCTT CTACGTGAGGACAGAGGTCAACTACACGGAGGAGGTGGACGACCCTGTGGACTCAGatg gtGAGGTGCTGGGTTTTGAGAACCTGGTGTTCAGCATCTTTGAGTTTGTGCACACGCTTTTGGAGAACTGCAAGTTCAAGAGCACCGTGAAGAAGGCCCTGCCCGAACTCATCTACTATGTCATACTCTACATGCAGATCACAGaggaccag attaaGGTGTGGACGGCCAACCCTCAGCAGTTTGTGGAGGACGAGGATGACGACACATTCTCCTACTCAGTCAGAATATCAGCACAAGACCTGCTgctg gcaGTAGCAGCGGAGTTCCAGAATGAGAGCGCGGCTGCTCTTGCTGCTGCAGCAACCAGACACCTACAGGAGGCAGAACAGGCCAGAAGCAGCGGAAATGagcactg gtggAAGGTCCATGAGGCGTGTATGTTGGCGCTGGGCTCGGTGAAGACCATCATCACAGAGAATGTGAAGAACGGACGCGTGCAGTTCGACATGCACGGATTCCTCGCCAGCGTCATTCTGGCCGACCTCAacctgccag ccgcgTCTCCGTTCCTGCTGGGCCGTGCCCTGTGGGCTGCGTCGCGCTTCACGGCGGCGATGTCTCCGGAGCTCATCCAGCAGTTCCTGCAGGCCACCGTGTCCGGCCTCCACGAGAGCCAGCCGGCCTCCGTCCGCATCTCCGCCGTGCGCGCCATCTGGGG GTACTGTGACCAGCTGAAGCTGTCGGAGAGCACACATGTGCTGCAGCCGTACCTGCCCAACGTGCTGGAGGGACTCGTGCAGCTGGCCGCCCAGTTCAGCTCCGAGGTGCTCACCCTCGTCATGGAAACGCTCTGCATCGTCTGCACCGTCGACCCCGCCTTCACCACCAGCGCCGAGAGCAAGATCTGCCCGCTGACCATCGCCATCTTCCTCAAGTACAGCAacg ACCCTGTGGTGGCGTCGCTGGCGCTGGACATCTTTAAGGAGCTGTGCCAGGTGGAGGCGTGCCAGGAGCCCATGCAGATGCGGCTGATCCCCACACTGGTCAGCATCATGCAGGCGCCCGCGGACAAGATCCCCGCCGGACTCTGCGCG ACGGCGATTGATATCCTGACGACGGTGGTGCGGAACACAGCGCCCCCTCTGTCCCAGCTGCTGGTGTGCCAGGCCTTCCCCGTGGTGGCGCAGTGCACCCTCCGCACCGACGACAACACTACCATGCAG aacggCGGGGAGTGCCTGCGGGCGTACGTGTCGGTGTCGCTGGAGCAGGTGGCGGGGTGGCGTGACGAGCAGGGGCACAGCGGCCTCTGGTACGTCATGCAGGTGGTCAACCAGCTGCTGGACCCGCGCACGTCCGAGTTCACGGCCGCCTTCGTGGGCCGCCTGGTGTCCACGCTGATCTCCCGCGCCGGCACCCAGCTGGGCGAGCAGCTGGACCAGATCCTCAGGGCCATCCTCAGCAAGATGCAGCAGGCCGAGACGCTCAGCGTCATGCAG TCCTTGATCATGGTGTTTGCGCACCTGGTCCACTCCCAGCTGGAGCCTCTGCTGGAGTTCCTGTGCAGTCTGCCCGGCCCCACTGGGAAACCCGCCCTGGAGTTCGTCATGGCCGAGTGGATGAGCCGGCAGCACCTCTTCTACGGCCAGTACGAGGGCAAAGTCag TACGGTGGCGCTGTGTAAGCTTCTACAGCACGGCCTCAACACCAACGACAAGCGATTGCAGGACATCGTCGTCAAGGGAGACGAGATCTTCGCCCCGGAGGAGGGCATTCGCACCCGATCCAAGTCAGCAAAAA ACCCCGAGCGCTGGACCAACATTCCGCTGCTGGTGAAGGTCTTTAAGCTGATCGTCAACGAGCTCTCATCCGTGCTGGAGGCCAACGCAACACGCACCTCTGCTGCCGACTGGAGTCAAG agtcagGAGGGATGTGGGAGgatcaggaggaggaagaggaggaggaggaagatgacgaAGGCCTGCATGGACAGCTGCTCTCAGATCTCATCTCCTCCAATAAatatg ATGACGATTACTATGACgacgatgatgaggatgatCCGGACGCCTTAAAAGACCCCATTTATCAGATCGACCTTCAG gcgtACCTGACGGACTTCCTGACCCAGTTCTCCCAGCAGCCGTGCTACAGCATGTTCTCCGGACACCTGAACGAGGCCGAGAGGAGAGTCCTGCAAGGCATCGGCctgtga